Proteins encoded in a region of the Paenibacillus sp. W2I17 genome:
- a CDS encoding DUF402 domain-containing protein yields MKRKFGDRANWRRITNRQFTCRFVQSKIFTGYITLYTIQDLKEPLWKTYGGSTFCIADKGYSWLQYYPKGEHFVVTAMFDDQERIVEWYIDTCRSQGITDQGVPWFDDLYLDVVVLKDGEVFLLDEDELEDALSRKHITTGDYDLANKTAKELLHAIDAHVFPFFQLSLKHRQSLFENGEFRKNIQI; encoded by the coding sequence ATGAAACGGAAATTCGGGGATCGCGCGAACTGGCGCCGGATTACGAACCGACAATTCACATGCCGGTTCGTTCAATCCAAAATTTTCACAGGTTATATTACGTTGTACACCATACAGGATTTGAAAGAACCTCTGTGGAAAACTTATGGAGGCAGTACCTTCTGTATCGCAGATAAAGGTTATTCCTGGCTGCAATACTATCCGAAGGGAGAGCACTTTGTAGTTACGGCGATGTTTGACGATCAGGAACGGATTGTAGAATGGTATATTGATACATGTCGTAGTCAGGGGATAACCGATCAGGGCGTTCCTTGGTTTGATGACCTGTATCTGGATGTCGTTGTACTGAAAGATGGAGAAGTATTTTTGCTGGATGAAGATGAACTTGAAGATGCACTGTCACGGAAGCATATTACTACAGGTGATTATGACTTGGCTAACAAGACGGCAAAGGAACTGTTGCATGCCATTGATGCACATGTATTTCCGTTCTTTCAGTTATCACTGAAGCATAGGCAGAGTTTGTTTGAGAACGGAGAGTTTCGAAAAAACATTCAGATTTGA
- a CDS encoding AAA family ATPase, whose amino-acid sequence MNGRVMAAGEQPGGRPSRQINIVLRNQEPQMLVKDEAAAVQAAKSITKHAHFQEIQGELEQLVGLENIKDLVFEIYAFLQIAQMRTEAGLLSGAHVYHMIFKGNPGTGKTTVARIVAKLFQKMGVLSKGHLIEVERADLVGEYIGHTAQKTRDLVKKALGGILFIDEAYSLARGGEKDFGKEAIDTLVKSMEDNKNQFILILAGYSDEIDFFLQTNPGLPSRFPIQVEFPDYSIDQLIQISEIMAKERDYILMPQTILKLKQHLLQEKNDSLHAFSNARYVRNAIERSIRHQAVRLLEQYSEGSPGKLELMTIRTEDLNFERK is encoded by the coding sequence ATGAACGGACGGGTCATGGCTGCAGGAGAGCAACCAGGAGGCAGACCATCCAGACAAATTAATATTGTGTTGCGTAACCAGGAACCTCAGATGTTGGTCAAAGATGAAGCAGCGGCAGTACAGGCAGCCAAGAGTATAACCAAACATGCGCACTTCCAGGAGATACAGGGTGAATTGGAGCAACTGGTTGGACTTGAAAATATCAAAGACTTGGTATTTGAGATTTATGCTTTCCTACAGATTGCTCAGATGCGTACCGAAGCAGGCTTACTTAGTGGTGCGCACGTGTATCATATGATCTTCAAAGGCAATCCGGGGACCGGTAAGACCACCGTAGCGAGGATCGTTGCCAAACTCTTTCAGAAGATGGGTGTGTTGAGTAAAGGTCATCTTATTGAAGTAGAGCGTGCGGATCTGGTTGGAGAATATATCGGTCACACGGCGCAGAAAACAAGAGATTTGGTTAAGAAGGCACTCGGTGGGATATTATTCATTGATGAAGCATACAGTTTGGCCCGCGGTGGAGAGAAGGATTTTGGCAAGGAAGCTATTGATACGCTTGTAAAATCAATGGAAGACAATAAAAACCAATTTATCCTCATATTGGCTGGTTATTCAGATGAGATTGATTTTTTTCTCCAGACGAATCCCGGATTACCTTCTCGCTTTCCCATTCAAGTGGAGTTTCCAGACTATAGTATTGATCAGTTGATTCAAATCTCTGAGATTATGGCCAAAGAGCGTGATTATATTCTAATGCCTCAGACCATACTCAAACTAAAGCAACATTTGCTTCAGGAAAAAAATGATTCGCTGCATGCGTTCAGTAACGCCAGATACGTTCGTAATGCCATTGAGCGTTCGATCAGGCATCAGGCGGTTCGTTTGTTGGAACAATACTCGGAAGGCAGTCCAGGAAAACTGGAGCTGATGACAATTCGTACAGAGGATTTGAACTTTGAGCGAAAGTAA
- the hflX gene encoding GTPase HflX, translating into MTNGTHDTDMVKKDRAVLVSLVTDDVKRTGINPEYSLEELVKLAETAGVEVLSVLSQNREKRDTKWFIGKGKVEELRAIAEELGATTAIFDQELSGAQVRNLEETLDLKIIDRTQLILDIFAQRANTREGIIQVELAQHSYLLPRLSGHGKNLSRLGGGIGTRGPGESKLETDRRHIRGRIDDLKRHLEELTRHRKLHRERRKKTGIVQVALVGYTNAGKSTLLKQLTAADVYIQDQLFATLDPTSRTMELPSGKEIVLTDTVGFIQNLPHDLIAAFRATLEEVNEADLILHVVDASSAMREDQMRTVNTILQELGSGDKPQLVLYNKKDACTPEQLEMLPLDKDHIKVSALDADDLLKIRELIQTELTGDTKRFRIPAERGDLTSVLYKIGDVVDTSFEENDVIYEVELQKGEYEKFGHMLEDFIEL; encoded by the coding sequence ATGACAAATGGCACACATGATACAGATATGGTTAAAAAAGATCGCGCCGTCTTGGTGAGTCTTGTTACGGATGATGTAAAACGTACAGGTATCAACCCTGAGTACTCTTTAGAGGAACTGGTGAAACTTGCCGAGACAGCTGGAGTGGAAGTGCTAAGTGTACTTTCTCAGAACAGGGAAAAACGTGATACCAAATGGTTCATTGGTAAAGGTAAGGTGGAAGAGCTCCGTGCGATTGCAGAGGAACTCGGAGCAACTACAGCTATTTTTGATCAGGAATTGTCAGGGGCACAGGTTCGGAATCTGGAAGAAACCCTCGATCTCAAAATTATTGACCGTACCCAATTAATTTTGGACATCTTTGCACAACGTGCCAACACTAGAGAAGGTATCATTCAAGTGGAATTGGCTCAACATAGCTACTTACTGCCACGTTTGTCGGGTCATGGCAAGAACCTGTCCAGACTTGGTGGCGGAATCGGAACAAGGGGCCCAGGTGAAAGCAAGCTGGAGACAGATCGCCGTCACATTCGTGGTCGTATCGATGATCTGAAGCGTCATCTGGAAGAATTGACTCGTCATCGCAAGTTGCATCGAGAACGCCGGAAAAAAACAGGTATTGTACAGGTGGCCCTTGTTGGTTATACCAATGCTGGCAAATCAACTTTGCTCAAGCAATTGACCGCTGCAGATGTGTATATTCAAGATCAGCTATTCGCTACTCTGGATCCAACATCACGTACGATGGAACTTCCAAGTGGAAAAGAAATCGTCCTTACCGACACGGTTGGATTTATTCAAAATCTACCGCATGATCTGATTGCAGCATTCCGTGCAACGCTGGAGGAAGTGAATGAAGCGGATCTGATCCTGCATGTAGTGGATGCCTCATCAGCTATGCGTGAAGATCAGATGCGGACGGTTAATACGATTCTGCAAGAACTTGGTTCAGGGGACAAGCCGCAGCTAGTCCTGTATAACAAAAAAGATGCGTGCACACCAGAGCAGCTTGAGATGCTTCCATTGGATAAAGACCATATCAAAGTAAGCGCATTAGACGCAGACGATTTGCTTAAAATCCGTGAATTGATCCAGACAGAGCTTACAGGTGACACGAAGCGCTTCCGGATTCCGGCAGAACGTGGTGATCTTACGTCCGTCCTCTACAAAATTGGTGATGTAGTAGATACCAGCTTTGAAGAAAATGATGTGATTTATGAAGTGGAATTACAAAAAGGTGAGTATGAGAAATTTGGTCATATGCTTGAAGATTTCATCGAATTGTAA
- a CDS encoding methionine gamma-lyase family protein yields MVSFDSEISELQRQVERQIEGQLQQIDRITDHNQWKVINAFQQRKVSDFHFAGSTGYAYNDRGREVLDEVYADVFGAEAALVRPHFASGTHTISTALFGVLRPGDELLYITGKPYDTLHKVIGKPGDGTGSLRDFGIGYRETALTDEGGVDWAAVEKSITPATKVIGIQRSRGYDWRSSFCVAEIADMVTRVKALKEDVIVFVDNCYGEFTEEREPTEVGVDLMAGSLIKNPGGGIAETGGYICGKQQYVQLAAYRLTAPGIGGEVGAMLGTTRGIYQGLYMAPTIVGQAIKGSTFAAAMFAESGFVTKPAWNEARTDLIQAVKFSSAEHLIAFVQGIQRAAAVDSHVVPEPWDMPGYEHPVIMAAGTFIQGGSLELSADAPIREPYIGYMQGGLTYSHVKYGVLMALQTMKDRKLL; encoded by the coding sequence ATGGTAAGCTTTGATTCAGAAATATCTGAACTTCAACGTCAAGTGGAGCGTCAGATTGAAGGACAACTGCAACAGATTGATCGGATCACAGATCACAATCAATGGAAGGTGATTAATGCTTTCCAACAGCGAAAAGTAAGTGATTTTCACTTTGCAGGTTCAACAGGTTATGCCTATAACGATCGTGGGCGTGAAGTGCTTGATGAAGTATATGCTGATGTTTTCGGCGCGGAAGCCGCGTTGGTGCGTCCTCATTTTGCTTCAGGTACTCATACGATTAGTACAGCTCTCTTTGGAGTTTTGCGTCCAGGTGACGAATTATTGTACATCACGGGTAAGCCTTACGACACATTGCATAAAGTTATTGGCAAACCCGGTGATGGTACAGGTTCATTACGCGATTTTGGCATCGGTTACCGTGAGACGGCCTTAACTGATGAAGGTGGAGTGGACTGGGCAGCAGTTGAAAAAAGCATTACACCGGCTACAAAAGTCATTGGGATTCAACGTTCACGTGGTTATGACTGGCGCTCATCCTTCTGTGTTGCTGAGATTGCTGACATGGTTACGCGTGTTAAAGCGCTTAAGGAGGATGTCATCGTATTCGTAGATAATTGTTACGGTGAATTCACGGAGGAACGTGAACCAACAGAAGTCGGAGTTGATCTGATGGCCGGATCACTGATCAAGAATCCTGGTGGAGGCATTGCGGAAACCGGTGGATACATATGTGGGAAGCAACAATACGTACAGCTGGCAGCTTATCGTCTAACAGCCCCTGGAATTGGGGGAGAGGTTGGAGCAATGCTGGGGACAACACGTGGCATCTACCAAGGACTTTACATGGCACCGACAATTGTAGGACAAGCTATCAAAGGAAGTACGTTTGCTGCTGCAATGTTTGCTGAATCCGGATTTGTAACCAAACCCGCTTGGAATGAAGCCCGCACAGATCTGATCCAGGCTGTTAAGTTTAGCTCTGCCGAGCATCTGATCGCCTTCGTGCAGGGGATTCAGCGTGCAGCAGCTGTGGATAGTCATGTGGTTCCTGAACCGTGGGATATGCCTGGTTATGAGCACCCTGTCATTATGGCGGCAGGTACGTTCATACAGGGTGGAAGTCTGGAATTATCAGCCGACGCGCCTATTCGGGAGCCGTATATCGGGTATATGCAAGGCGGATTAACGTACTCTCATGTCAAATATGGCGTTTTGATGGCGTTACAGACTATGAAAGATCGTAAATTATTGTGA
- a CDS encoding MerR family transcriptional regulator — MGDEIRRNMALFPIGIVMKLTDLSARQIRYYEQHSLIVPARTSGNQRLFSFNDVERLLEIKALIEKGVNIAGIKQVMNPVSKESEEATVITPDTEVKRRELSDTQLHRLLKQQLVSGKRPGQVSLIQGELSRFFNKN, encoded by the coding sequence ATGGGTGATGAAATCCGCAGAAATATGGCCTTATTCCCGATTGGTATTGTAATGAAACTTACGGATCTGTCTGCACGTCAGATTCGTTACTATGAGCAGCACAGCTTGATCGTTCCTGCGAGAACGTCAGGTAATCAACGGTTATTCTCTTTTAATGACGTAGAGAGATTGCTAGAGATCAAGGCTTTGATTGAAAAAGGAGTTAACATCGCGGGGATCAAACAAGTGATGAATCCTGTTTCAAAAGAATCCGAGGAAGCTACAGTTATCACGCCAGATACTGAAGTTAAACGCAGAGAGCTGTCCGATACGCAGTTACACCGCTTGCTGAAGCAGCAGCTTGTATCAGGTAAGAGACCAGGACAAGTATCTCTCATTCAGGGAGAGCTTTCCCGATTCTTTAATAAAAATTAA
- a CDS encoding tyrosine-type recombinase/integrase, translated as MFYKLLLETGMRKGEAAALKWSDINFKKKKINIDETLDFQAENDDELFGDTKTFRSTRTITVSASLINDLRYHATWQNQNKINLGESMYRHDLNLVLCRNDGNHMPKSTLFNAFQRIIKRAELSDYLRIHSLPQTYAVPMLRAL; from the coding sequence ATTTTCTATAAGCTTCTTCTTGAAACAGGCATGAGAAAAGGTGAAGCAGCAGCTTTAAAATGGTCTGATATTAACTTCAAGAAAAAAAAGATAAATATTGATGAAACGCTTGATTTTCAGGCAGAAAATGATGATGAGCTATTTGGAGATACCAAAACCTTCAGATCCACGCGCACAATTACTGTAAGCGCTAGCTTAATCAATGATTTGAGATATCACGCCACTTGGCAAAACCAAAATAAAATTAACCTGGGAGAATCCATGTACAGACATGATCTAAATTTAGTGTTGTGTCGAAACGATGGAAACCACATGCCAAAGTCTACCCTCTTCAATGCTTTCCAGAGGATTATAAAGCGTGCAGAATTGAGTGATTATCTTCGAATCCATTCTCTTCCACAGACCTATGCTGTACCCATGCTTAGGGCGTTGTAA
- a CDS encoding SOS response-associated peptidase — MCGRFTITDPIDAIMDRYYASIADGFEYKPNYNAAPMQFIPTIIGSKDGNRLGALRWGLVPSWAKDDKIGNKMINARAETIAEKPAFKRLISSKRCIIPTNGFYEWRKDGSAKQPMRILMKDDRLISLAGLYDTWTDPDGNKLSTCTIITTEPNSLMEDIHNRMPVILRSEDEAEWLGRDNDDVQSLLGLLKPYQVSEMRAYEVPKEVGNVRNNNEGLLKEIG; from the coding sequence ATTTGCGGAAGATTTACAATTACTGATCCCATTGACGCAATTATGGACAGGTACTATGCATCCATTGCAGATGGCTTTGAGTACAAACCTAATTACAATGCAGCACCCATGCAGTTCATTCCGACGATCATCGGCAGCAAAGACGGAAATAGATTGGGTGCGCTCCGATGGGGACTCGTTCCTTCATGGGCCAAGGATGACAAGATCGGTAACAAGATGATTAATGCACGAGCTGAGACGATCGCTGAAAAGCCAGCTTTTAAACGTTTGATCAGTTCCAAGCGGTGCATCATACCGACGAACGGGTTCTATGAGTGGCGAAAAGATGGATCAGCAAAGCAACCTATGCGCATCCTGATGAAAGATGACCGCTTAATCTCACTTGCTGGCCTATACGACACCTGGACAGATCCGGACGGAAACAAGTTGAGTACATGCACAATTATTACAACTGAACCGAATAGCCTAATGGAAGACATTCATAATCGTATGCCGGTCATCTTGCGATCTGAGGATGAGGCTGAGTGGCTTGGAAGAGATAATGATGATGTTCAGTCTTTGCTTGGCCTTTTGAAGCCATATCAAGTGTCTGAGATGCGAGCATACGAGGTACCGAAGGAAGTCGGTAATGTGCGGAATAACAATGAAGGATTGCTAAAAGAGATAGGATAG
- a CDS encoding fibronectin type III domain-containing protein yields the protein MSRKILKTCLLGFVLFLLSLNVAFADEGEYLTVEGMQGVSPHKDTVITVSGTYSSNYGKNSIDGNLNTLWNAGTYKGTIQYVFPEPINLSFIQIAAYSNPKSNNYYTIYGLKDGKWSAVSSKVSRYVNLSVTVTDPIEITPGEYDGIKVEVDGSASWAHVNELTLGITESTNPIQFNLQATGGNTQVGLKWDEIASAESYTIRYGTESGKYIETVTATKDEYGNFVIPGLTNGTTYYFVVSAVIDGVESEYSNEASATPQGPVVEPEEPSGNRAILVVTMTIGLEKEFDLSMQEVNSFIDWYETKQAGSGKASYAIDKHDNNKGPFKSRKDYILFDRVLTFEVSEY from the coding sequence ATGAGCAGAAAAATATTGAAAACATGTTTGTTGGGATTTGTTTTGTTTTTATTGAGCTTAAATGTAGCATTCGCAGATGAAGGAGAATACTTAACTGTAGAGGGAATGCAGGGAGTATCCCCGCACAAGGATACAGTGATAACTGTAAGTGGTACATATAGTTCGAACTATGGAAAGAATTCTATTGATGGTAATTTAAATACTCTCTGGAATGCAGGGACTTATAAGGGGACTATTCAATATGTTTTTCCTGAGCCTATTAATTTAAGTTTTATTCAGATAGCCGCATATTCTAATCCTAAATCAAATAATTATTACACGATTTATGGTCTGAAAGATGGAAAATGGTCAGCGGTTAGTTCCAAGGTAAGTAGGTATGTGAATCTATCAGTTACAGTAACAGACCCGATTGAAATTACACCAGGTGAATATGATGGTATTAAAGTAGAAGTAGATGGTTCAGCTTCATGGGCTCATGTTAACGAACTTACCTTAGGCATAACTGAATCTACCAATCCTATTCAGTTTAATCTTCAAGCTACTGGGGGCAATACTCAGGTAGGTTTGAAGTGGGACGAAATTGCTTCTGCTGAAAGTTATACAATAAGATACGGCACTGAGTCAGGGAAGTATATAGAAACAGTAACAGCAACAAAAGATGAATATGGAAATTTCGTTATTCCCGGACTGACGAATGGGACTACGTACTACTTTGTTGTGAGTGCCGTTATTGATGGTGTTGAATCAGAATACTCCAATGAGGCATCTGCAACTCCTCAAGGGCCGGTCGTTGAACCAGAAGAGCCATCAGGTAACCGAGCGATTCTTGTCGTGACTATGACTATCGGTCTTGAGAAGGAATTCGATTTGAGCATGCAAGAGGTGAACAGCTTCATTGACTGGTATGAAACTAAACAAGCTGGAAGCGGAAAGGCATCTTACGCTATTGATAAGCACGATAATAACAAGGGACCATTCAAAAGTCGAAAGGACTACATCCTATTTGATCGAGTTTTGACGTTTGAAGTGAGCGAATACTAA
- a CDS encoding bZIP transcription factor: MKIVPGILLITAFLTLAACSPQPNADLKSDGVVANEVESTVSQTEPTEESKDEITTDSVNEEQEITATTIKKGDTVTIDGYAELSVSKQKFSKKIEPSKPGNFYTYYESKEEDSTYFALTVKAKNLYTTGIDADEIANVTLIYDNQYDYPTFSTVEEKGGEDFTYSNITSVNPLKTTTLYYLAEIPNEVAHSDKPLKALIKVKDNTFEYTIR; the protein is encoded by the coding sequence ATGAAAATAGTACCAGGAATTTTGCTTATTACCGCATTTTTAACACTTGCAGCTTGCTCACCTCAACCTAATGCCGATTTAAAAAGTGATGGAGTCGTCGCAAATGAAGTGGAGTCCACTGTGTCGCAAACAGAACCAACAGAAGAGTCAAAAGATGAAATAACAACAGATTCTGTCAATGAGGAACAAGAAATTACTGCAACTACAATAAAAAAAGGTGATACAGTAACGATAGACGGATATGCGGAGCTTTCAGTCTCTAAACAAAAGTTTTCTAAAAAGATTGAACCTTCAAAACCAGGTAATTTCTACACGTACTACGAATCAAAGGAAGAAGATTCTACATATTTTGCACTCACTGTAAAAGCTAAAAATTTATATACTACTGGCATTGATGCAGATGAAATAGCAAATGTCACCTTGATATATGATAATCAGTATGACTACCCTACATTCAGCACTGTTGAGGAAAAAGGAGGAGAAGACTTTACTTATAGCAACATCACTAGTGTCAATCCTCTAAAAACTACAACGTTATATTATCTAGCCGAGATACCGAACGAAGTCGCTCATAGTGATAAACCGTTAAAAGCTCTGATTAAGGTAAAAGACAATACTTTTGAATATACAATTAGATAA
- a CDS encoding aldehyde dehydrogenase has translation MDQAKQLVTEQRTFFYTGQTKNIEYRINALQQLRKGIEKYQQRIQDALRADLNKSEAEAYGSEIRIVLGELDFALEHLQEWAAPKQVPTNSAMPDGVSTIYPEPYGVALIIAPWNYPFQLAFGPLIGAIAAGNCAVIKPSELTPAVSRLTYDLIQEIFPQEYIAVMEGEVEASTALLKEKFDYIFFTGSTGVGRIVMKAAAEHLTPVTLELGGKSPAIVHSDADLKLVAQRIVRGKFLNAGQTCVAPDYLLVHEQVHDELINLIGAEIKDKFGDDVLLNADFPHIVNARNFDRLSGFLTDGKTLIGGRSVREQFLIEPTIIGDVNWESAVMQEEIFGPILPVFTYSDLNPMLDEIVRRPKPLALYLFTQDEQLQDQVLNQVSFGGGCINDTLSHMTSHYLPFGGVGESGMGSYHGKQSYDVFSHHKSVLKRSE, from the coding sequence ATGGATCAGGCAAAACAACTTGTGACAGAACAACGTACATTTTTTTATACAGGACAAACTAAAAATATCGAGTATCGAATTAATGCGCTTCAACAGCTTAGAAAGGGAATTGAAAAGTATCAGCAACGGATTCAAGATGCACTTCGGGCAGATTTGAACAAATCTGAGGCGGAAGCTTACGGTTCCGAGATTCGCATTGTTCTGGGTGAACTGGATTTTGCATTAGAACATCTGCAGGAATGGGCTGCACCAAAACAAGTCCCAACCAATTCGGCTATGCCGGATGGGGTGAGTACCATTTACCCTGAACCATACGGAGTGGCTCTTATTATTGCACCTTGGAACTATCCTTTCCAACTGGCCTTTGGTCCACTGATTGGAGCAATTGCAGCCGGTAACTGTGCAGTTATCAAGCCTTCTGAATTAACACCAGCTGTATCTCGTCTGACGTATGATCTGATTCAGGAGATCTTCCCTCAGGAGTATATTGCGGTAATGGAAGGAGAAGTTGAGGCTAGTACAGCATTGTTGAAAGAGAAGTTTGATTATATTTTCTTCACTGGCAGCACGGGTGTTGGTCGCATTGTTATGAAGGCAGCTGCGGAGCATCTGACTCCTGTAACTCTTGAGTTGGGTGGTAAGAGTCCTGCTATTGTGCACAGTGATGCAGATCTGAAGCTGGTGGCTCAGCGTATTGTTCGTGGTAAGTTCCTGAATGCAGGGCAAACTTGCGTTGCTCCGGATTACTTGCTTGTGCATGAACAAGTTCATGATGAATTGATCAATCTGATTGGCGCAGAGATCAAAGATAAATTTGGGGATGATGTGTTACTGAACGCTGATTTTCCCCATATTGTCAATGCACGTAACTTTGATCGGTTGTCGGGATTCCTCACAGATGGCAAAACGCTAATTGGTGGGCGTTCTGTACGTGAGCAGTTTCTTATTGAGCCGACGATAATTGGTGATGTGAACTGGGAATCAGCTGTCATGCAAGAAGAGATCTTCGGTCCGATTCTTCCTGTATTTACGTACAGTGACCTGAACCCAATGCTGGATGAGATTGTTCGCCGGCCAAAACCATTGGCGCTATATCTCTTCACACAGGATGAGCAACTGCAGGATCAGGTTCTGAATCAAGTATCCTTCGGTGGGGGATGTATTAATGACACACTTTCTCATATGACTTCACACTATCTCCCGTTTGGTGGTGTAGGAGAGAGCGGTATGGGCTCATATCACGGAAAACAGAGCTATGATGTGTTCTCGCATCACAAGAGTGTTCTGAAACGCAGTGAATAA
- the lexA gene encoding transcriptional repressor LexA, which translates to MSKISSRQQAILEFIRNEVRLKGYPPSVREIGEAVGLASSSTVHGHLDRLEKKGLIRRDPTKPRAIELLSQEESEHSHQFAHSVARIPVVGKVTAGVPITATENIEDYFPLPTHYVGEQKVFMLSVVGDSMVEAGIVNGDYVIVRQQQTADNGDIVVAMTEDDEATVKTFYKEKDHIRLQPENATFEPLRLKHVSILGKVIGLFRDIH; encoded by the coding sequence ATGTCGAAGATATCCAGCAGGCAGCAGGCTATTCTGGAGTTTATACGAAATGAAGTCCGGTTGAAGGGGTATCCTCCTTCCGTACGGGAAATTGGTGAAGCTGTTGGACTGGCTTCCAGCTCAACAGTACATGGACATTTGGATCGTTTGGAGAAAAAAGGTTTGATCCGACGCGACCCTACCAAGCCAAGAGCCATTGAGCTTTTGAGCCAGGAAGAATCTGAGCATTCTCATCAATTTGCTCATAGCGTTGCACGTATTCCTGTTGTTGGTAAGGTTACAGCCGGGGTTCCAATCACTGCAACCGAGAACATTGAAGACTACTTCCCTCTTCCTACACATTATGTAGGCGAACAAAAAGTGTTTATGCTTTCAGTAGTGGGAGATAGTATGGTGGAAGCTGGAATCGTTAATGGAGATTACGTTATTGTCCGTCAACAGCAAACTGCTGATAACGGTGATATCGTCGTTGCAATGACTGAAGACGATGAAGCTACAGTGAAAACGTTCTATAAAGAGAAAGATCATATTCGCCTTCAACCGGAGAATGCGACCTTCGAACCTTTACGTTTGAAACATGTTAGTATTCTGGGTAAAGTCATTGGCCTTTTCCGAGATATTCATTAA
- a CDS encoding LysM peptidoglycan-binding domain-containing protein: MRYSTYQSIYEPMNSELVKSNIGNYKKVLARFKISSWMLKVAITSMIIFIGCSTVLTVFAGNENDVLPGGKIAVSQGETLWSISLEHKPTNMDTRIYIEAIKKVNQLHTTSIQVGQVLALPQFAE, from the coding sequence ATGAGATATTCTACTTATCAAAGCATTTATGAACCAATGAATTCGGAACTGGTGAAGTCTAACATAGGGAACTACAAGAAGGTTTTAGCGCGTTTCAAGATTTCTTCATGGATGTTAAAGGTAGCCATTACCTCTATGATTATATTTATTGGATGCAGCACCGTCTTAACTGTATTTGCCGGCAATGAGAATGATGTTCTGCCTGGAGGAAAGATAGCTGTTTCACAAGGGGAAACATTATGGAGTATTTCTTTGGAACATAAACCGACAAATATGGATACACGTATTTATATAGAAGCAATTAAGAAAGTGAATCAACTTCATACAACTTCCATCCAAGTGGGACAAGTACTAGCTCTACCGCAATTTGCAGAATAA
- a CDS encoding DUF896 domain-containing protein yields MDIDSLVARINELARKQKSTGLSEEELAERAELREIYLSNIRSNFRQQLDTIEIVDDENDKGHQGKLKH; encoded by the coding sequence TTGGATATAGATAGTCTGGTAGCACGTATTAACGAATTGGCTCGTAAGCAAAAGTCCACTGGATTGTCGGAGGAAGAACTTGCTGAACGTGCCGAGCTAAGAGAGATTTATTTGAGTAATATTCGCAGTAATTTCAGACAACAACTGGATACCATTGAGATTGTTGATGATGAGAATGACAAAGGCCACCAAGGCAAACTCAAACACTAA